One genomic region from Nocardioides plantarum encodes:
- a CDS encoding TetR family transcriptional regulator, whose product MSGLRERRRVELRERIDRVALELFARDGYEAVTVEAIAAEVGVSLSTLFRHVASKEDLLVGVVRTGRAAIVRAFAERPADEPVGDGLVAAILHRTEQFADETTVIDLWRRAMASAPARVRRASLLDAAERAELVALVGERLGVDPAVDVRPGALVAGRLAAAEHAYEHWLEHEPDRSLHELTRQALG is encoded by the coding sequence ATGAGCGGGCTGCGGGAGAGGCGCCGGGTCGAGCTGCGCGAGCGGATCGACCGGGTCGCGCTCGAGCTCTTCGCCCGCGACGGCTACGAGGCGGTGACGGTCGAGGCGATCGCGGCCGAGGTCGGGGTGTCGCTCAGCACCCTGTTCCGGCACGTGGCGAGCAAGGAGGACCTCCTGGTGGGGGTCGTCCGCACCGGGCGCGCCGCCATCGTCCGGGCCTTCGCGGAGCGCCCGGCCGACGAGCCCGTCGGCGACGGGCTCGTCGCGGCGATCCTGCACCGCACCGAGCAGTTCGCCGACGAGACGACCGTGATCGACCTGTGGCGCCGCGCGATGGCGTCGGCCCCGGCCCGCGTGCGTCGGGCCTCACTGCTCGACGCCGCCGAGCGGGCCGAGCTGGTGGCGCTGGTGGGGGAGCGGCTCGGGGTCGACCCGGCGGTCGACGTACGGCCCGGGGCGCTGGTGGCCGGCCGCCTCGCGGCGGCCGAGCACGCCTACGAGCACTGGCTGGAGCACGAGCCCGACCGGAGCCTGCACGAGCTGACCCGGCAGGCGCTGGGCTGA
- a CDS encoding excalibur calcium-binding domain-containing protein, producing MKNVKTARPMAALVTTVAAALLVVAPIAAGPAEAAAKTYKNCDAMHRDYPHGVGKPGARDKTSGKPVTNFKVSTALYNANTKSDRDKDKIACEKR from the coding sequence ATGAAGAACGTCAAGACCGCGCGCCCCATGGCCGCCCTGGTGACCACCGTCGCCGCCGCCCTGCTCGTCGTCGCCCCGATCGCGGCCGGGCCGGCCGAGGCCGCCGCCAAGACCTACAAGAACTGCGACGCGATGCACCGCGACTACCCGCACGGTGTCGGCAAGCCGGGCGCCCGGGACAAGACGTCCGGCAAGCCGGTCACCAACTTCAAGGTCAGCACCGCGCTCTACAACGCCAACACCAAGAGCGACCGCGACAAGGACAAGATCGCCTGCGAGAAGCGCTGA
- a CDS encoding DUF1206 domain-containing protein, with amino-acid sequence MSTPGNTADNAARQVDDSDWLDRAASAGLVAFGVVHLIIGWLAVQLALGDRESSADSEGALQQLQEQPLGTALVWAVGIGMVLLVVWKGLDAAVGYREETDDKKRLRKRVVAAGKAVLYAVIAVSAFRVASGSGSGGGSKDGTDSTTAKVMDLPGGQILVGAAGLAVIGVGIALLVIAWKESYLKKLDGEGRSGDTGTAYRVLGRVGHVAKGIALGVVGGLFVYAAVTHEADKSGGLDEALRTVLEQPYGPVLLTLMGLGFAAYGLFCFAWARHLDR; translated from the coding sequence GTGAGCACCCCCGGCAACACGGCCGACAACGCCGCGCGCCAGGTCGACGACAGCGACTGGCTCGACCGGGCCGCCTCGGCGGGGCTGGTCGCGTTCGGTGTCGTCCACCTGATCATCGGGTGGCTCGCCGTCCAGCTCGCCCTCGGCGACCGGGAGTCCTCGGCCGACAGCGAGGGGGCGCTCCAGCAGCTGCAGGAGCAGCCGCTCGGCACCGCCCTGGTCTGGGCCGTCGGCATCGGCATGGTGCTGCTGGTCGTCTGGAAGGGCCTGGACGCCGCCGTCGGCTACCGCGAGGAGACCGACGACAAGAAGCGGCTGCGCAAGCGCGTCGTCGCGGCCGGCAAGGCCGTCCTGTACGCCGTGATCGCGGTCAGCGCCTTCCGCGTCGCGTCGGGCTCCGGCTCGGGTGGCGGTTCCAAGGACGGCACCGACTCGACCACCGCGAAGGTGATGGACCTGCCCGGGGGGCAGATCCTCGTGGGTGCGGCCGGGCTGGCGGTCATCGGCGTCGGGATCGCCCTGCTGGTGATCGCCTGGAAGGAGTCCTACCTGAAGAAGCTCGACGGCGAGGGCCGCAGCGGCGACACGGGCACCGCCTACCGGGTGCTCGGCCGGGTCGGGCACGTCGCCAAGGGCATCGCCCTGGGGGTGGTCGGCGGCCTGTTCGTCTACGCCGCCGTCACCCACGAGGCCGACAAGTCCGGCGGGCTCGACGAGGCACTGCGCACCGTGCTCGAGCAGCCCTACGGGCCGGTGCTGCTGACGTTGATGGGCCTCGGGTTCGCGGCCTACGGGCTGTTCTGCTTCGCCTGGGCCCGTCACCTCGACCGCTGA
- a CDS encoding glucose 1-dehydrogenase, translated as MILDSFRLDGMVAVVTGAGQGIGRGIAIGLAEAGADVVVGARTRTDLDEVVSRIEETGRRGLAVVTDVLVAGDRERLIEAAVATYGRLDVLVNNAGGSRPRPAMATSERFFDMAMKFNVTQPFLMSQLAARAMVDTAGTGAIVNVSSRSSDMVLSSFVAYGAGKAALNQMTRNLAVELAPRVRVNAIGVGGVATRGLEVVLTDDALRAQFEANTPMGRPGRPDDVACAALYLASPASSWVTGKLLHVDGGCERPAIDVPVPPLEPSAG; from the coding sequence GTGATCCTCGACAGCTTCCGGCTCGACGGCATGGTCGCCGTGGTCACCGGCGCCGGGCAGGGCATCGGTCGCGGCATCGCGATCGGGCTCGCCGAGGCCGGCGCCGACGTCGTCGTCGGGGCCCGCACGCGGACCGACCTCGACGAGGTCGTGTCGCGGATCGAGGAGACCGGCCGCCGCGGGCTCGCGGTGGTGACCGACGTGCTGGTCGCCGGCGACCGCGAGCGCCTGATCGAGGCGGCCGTGGCGACGTACGGCCGGCTGGACGTGCTGGTCAACAACGCGGGTGGCAGCCGACCACGGCCCGCGATGGCGACCTCGGAGCGGTTCTTCGACATGGCGATGAAGTTCAACGTCACCCAGCCGTTCCTGATGAGCCAGCTCGCCGCCCGCGCGATGGTCGACACCGCGGGCACCGGCGCGATCGTCAACGTGTCCTCGCGCTCCTCCGACATGGTGCTGAGCTCCTTCGTCGCCTACGGCGCAGGCAAGGCCGCGCTCAACCAGATGACCCGCAACCTCGCCGTCGAGCTCGCGCCGCGGGTCCGCGTCAACGCCATCGGCGTCGGGGGCGTGGCCACCCGGGGCCTCGAGGTGGTGCTGACCGACGACGCGCTGCGGGCCCAGTTCGAGGCCAACACGCCGATGGGCCGCCCGGGACGGCCGGACGACGTCGCGTGCGCCGCGCTCTACCTGGCATCGCCGGCGTCGTCGTGGGTCACGGGCAAGCTGCTGCACGTCGACGGGGGCTGCGAGCGGCCGGCGATCGACGTGCCCGTGCCGCCGCTGGAGCCGTCGGCCGGATGA
- a CDS encoding CDP-glycerol glycerophosphotransferase family protein produces the protein MRIVYQSFGGRYSDNPRVLFEALRDRPDIEHVWLGDQGHRAGFPDDVEVVDIAGPDARATLESADLLIANTHTEVDWDKPSTTTYLQTWHGTPLKRIHRDVLWAPPGRLDRLDHDVARWDLLLSPNPASTPRFRQAFGYDGEVLEHGYPRNDLLSSPDAAAVRTRVRDALGLDEASRVVLYTPTWRDDETFADGAPAIALPLDLGLFAETLGESHDLLVRAHYMVTARAEIAAHDGVHDVSWWPDVSELYAAADVLVTDYSSTMFDFAVTGRPIVLLAHDLERFEGTVRGFYFDLVSQAPGPLVRTSEELVEVLGRLDAEVARHADQYARFRSTFTSLEDGHATDRVLARLGL, from the coding sequence ATGAGGATCGTCTACCAGAGCTTCGGCGGCCGCTACAGCGACAACCCCCGGGTGCTGTTCGAGGCCTTGCGCGACCGCCCCGACATCGAGCACGTGTGGCTGGGCGACCAGGGCCACCGGGCCGGGTTCCCCGACGACGTCGAGGTGGTCGACATCGCCGGACCCGACGCCCGCGCGACGCTGGAGTCCGCCGACCTGCTGATCGCCAACACCCACACCGAGGTCGACTGGGACAAGCCGTCCACGACGACCTACCTGCAGACCTGGCACGGCACGCCCCTCAAGCGCATCCACCGCGACGTCCTCTGGGCACCGCCGGGCCGGCTCGACCGGCTCGACCACGACGTCGCCCGGTGGGACCTGCTGCTGTCGCCCAACCCCGCCAGCACCCCCCGCTTCCGGCAGGCCTTCGGCTACGACGGCGAGGTCCTCGAGCACGGCTACCCACGCAACGACCTGCTCAGCAGCCCCGACGCCGCCGCCGTGCGTACCCGGGTCCGCGACGCCCTCGGGCTCGACGAGGCCTCGCGCGTGGTCCTCTACACACCGACCTGGCGGGACGACGAGACCTTCGCCGACGGTGCACCCGCCATCGCGCTGCCCCTCGACCTCGGGCTGTTCGCCGAGACGCTGGGGGAGAGCCACGACCTCCTGGTCCGGGCGCACTACATGGTGACCGCGCGAGCCGAGATCGCCGCGCACGACGGGGTGCACGACGTCTCGTGGTGGCCCGACGTCAGCGAGCTGTACGCCGCCGCCGACGTGCTCGTCACCGACTACTCCTCCACCATGTTCGACTTCGCCGTGACCGGTCGGCCGATCGTGCTCCTGGCCCACGACCTCGAGCGCTTCGAGGGCACCGTGCGCGGCTTCTACTTCGACCTCGTCTCGCAGGCGCCGGGCCCACTGGTGCGCACCAGCGAGGAGCTCGTCGAGGTGCTCGGCCGGCTCGACGCCGAGGTGGCGCGCCACGCCGACCAGTACGCACGGTTCCGCTCGACCTTCACCTCGCTCGAGGACGGGCACGCCACCGACCGGGTGCTGGCGCGCCTCGGCCTCTGA
- a CDS encoding dihydrodipicolinate reductase: protein MTTQRIKVIQWATGGVGKAAIQGVVAHPDLELVGAWVHSADKHGQDVGTLAGLDPVGVLATTSVEEVLATDADVVVYSPLVPDETQVVALLRSGKNVVTPVGWIYPDLERSGAILDACREGGTTLHGTGIHPGGITERFPLTVSALTASITHVRSEEFSDIRTYDAPDVVRHIMGFGVSPEQAMSGPIVGLLGAGFKASVRMIVAELGFAVDPEIETVQEIAVATAPIEAPIGVVEPGQVAARRFHWRATVDGVPVVTATVNWLMGEEHLDPAWEFGPEGERFEVEVTGDPDVKVTFKGLQPASIEEGLVRNPGVVVTANHCVSAIPYVVAAQPGIATYLDLPLLAGRAAPHLGRAR from the coding sequence ATGACGACGCAGCGGATCAAGGTCATCCAGTGGGCGACCGGCGGGGTGGGCAAGGCCGCGATCCAGGGCGTGGTCGCCCACCCCGACCTGGAGCTGGTGGGCGCGTGGGTCCACAGCGCCGACAAGCACGGCCAGGACGTCGGCACGCTCGCCGGCCTCGACCCGGTCGGCGTGCTGGCGACCACCAGCGTCGAGGAGGTGCTGGCGACCGACGCCGACGTCGTCGTCTACAGCCCGCTCGTGCCCGACGAGACCCAGGTCGTCGCCCTGCTGCGCAGCGGCAAGAACGTCGTGACGCCGGTCGGGTGGATCTATCCCGACCTGGAGCGCAGCGGCGCGATCCTGGACGCCTGCCGCGAGGGCGGTACGACGCTGCACGGCACGGGCATCCACCCTGGCGGCATCACCGAGCGCTTCCCGCTGACGGTCTCGGCGCTGACCGCGAGCATCACGCACGTGCGCTCGGAGGAGTTCAGCGACATCCGTACCTACGACGCCCCCGACGTCGTGCGTCACATCATGGGCTTCGGTGTCAGCCCCGAGCAGGCGATGTCCGGGCCGATCGTCGGCCTGCTCGGCGCTGGCTTCAAGGCCTCGGTCCGGATGATCGTGGCCGAGCTGGGCTTCGCGGTGGATCCCGAGATCGAGACGGTGCAGGAGATCGCGGTCGCCACCGCCCCGATCGAGGCGCCGATCGGTGTCGTCGAGCCGGGACAGGTGGCTGCGCGCCGCTTCCACTGGCGCGCCACCGTCGACGGCGTCCCGGTCGTCACCGCCACCGTCAACTGGCTGATGGGGGAGGAGCACCTCGACCCGGCGTGGGAGTTCGGCCCCGAGGGCGAGCGGTTCGAGGTCGAGGTCACCGGCGACCCCGACGTCAAGGTCACCTTCAAGGGCCTGCAACCAGCCAGCATCGAGGAGGGGCTGGTCCGCAACCCCGGGGTCGTGGTCACCGCCAACCACTGCGTCAGCGCCATCCCGTACGTCGTCGCGGCCCAGCCGGGCATCGCCACCTACCTCGACCTGCCGCTGCTCGCCGGCCGCGCGGCGCCGCACCTCGGGCGCGCGCGGTGA
- a CDS encoding dihydrolipoyl dehydrogenase family protein has protein sequence MPDTYDVVVIGLGPGGEALATGAAQAGLKVLAVDKHLVGGECPYYGCIPSKMMVRAADTLAEAGRAAVLAGDVSVTASWAPVARRVSEEATSGWDDTIAVRRLEDAGAEVQHGVARLDGPGRVTVELPDGSTRTVVAERGVVLNPGTRPAAPPVEGLDGTPYWTNRDALRADTLPGSIVVLGGGPIGCELAQVFARFGVRVTIVQHGDRLVPASEPEASAILQDVLVAEGIRVLTSAETSRVTYADGAFTLTIDGEDVVTDKLLVAAGRTPNLDDLGLETVGLDPSARRLDVDDRLRVEGVDGLWAIGDVTGRGAFTHVSMYQSGIAQRDLLGQDGSPADYHALPHVTFTDPEVAGVGLTEQQARDAGLSVRVGSTPLEQSSRGFTHGPGARGLVKVVEDADRGVLVGATVVGPAGGEILGLLALAVHAAVPVAMMRTMIYAYPTFHRAIETAIGDLS, from the coding sequence ATGCCTGACACCTACGACGTCGTCGTCATCGGACTCGGACCCGGCGGGGAGGCCCTCGCCACCGGCGCCGCCCAGGCGGGCCTGAAGGTCCTCGCCGTCGACAAGCACCTCGTCGGCGGCGAGTGCCCCTACTACGGCTGCATCCCGTCGAAGATGATGGTGCGCGCGGCCGACACCCTCGCCGAGGCCGGCCGCGCCGCCGTCCTCGCGGGCGACGTGAGCGTCACCGCGAGCTGGGCGCCGGTCGCGCGCCGGGTCAGCGAGGAGGCCACCTCCGGGTGGGACGACACCATCGCCGTACGCCGCCTCGAGGACGCCGGCGCCGAGGTCCAGCACGGCGTCGCCCGGCTCGACGGACCCGGTCGGGTCACCGTCGAGCTGCCCGACGGCTCGACGCGCACCGTCGTCGCGGAGCGCGGCGTCGTGCTCAACCCGGGCACGCGGCCCGCCGCTCCGCCGGTCGAGGGGCTCGACGGGACGCCGTACTGGACCAACCGCGACGCCCTGCGCGCCGACACCCTGCCGGGCTCGATCGTCGTGCTCGGCGGCGGCCCGATCGGCTGCGAGCTGGCCCAGGTGTTCGCGCGGTTCGGGGTGCGGGTCACGATCGTGCAGCACGGCGACCGGCTCGTGCCGGCCAGCGAGCCCGAGGCGTCGGCGATCCTGCAGGACGTCCTGGTCGCCGAGGGCATCCGCGTCCTGACCTCGGCCGAGACGAGCCGGGTGACCTACGCCGACGGCGCGTTCACGCTGACGATCGACGGCGAGGACGTCGTCACCGACAAGCTGCTGGTGGCTGCGGGCCGCACCCCCAACCTCGACGACCTCGGCCTCGAGACCGTCGGGCTCGACCCGTCCGCGCGCCGGCTCGACGTCGACGACCGCTTGCGGGTCGAGGGCGTCGACGGCCTGTGGGCGATCGGTGACGTGACGGGCCGGGGCGCGTTCACCCACGTGTCGATGTACCAGTCGGGCATCGCCCAGCGCGACCTGCTCGGCCAGGACGGGTCGCCCGCCGACTACCACGCACTGCCCCACGTCACCTTCACCGATCCCGAGGTCGCCGGCGTCGGCCTGACCGAGCAGCAGGCCCGCGACGCCGGGCTGAGCGTCCGGGTGGGCAGCACCCCGCTCGAGCAGTCCTCGCGCGGCTTCACCCATGGTCCCGGCGCCCGGGGCCTGGTCAAGGTCGTCGAGGACGCCGATCGTGGGGTGCTCGTCGGCGCGACCGTCGTCGGGCCGGCCGGCGGCGAGATCCTCGGGCTGCTGGCCCTGGCCGTGCACGCCGCCGTACCGGTCGCCATGATGCGCACCATGATCTACGCCTACCCGACCTTCCACCGGGCGATCGAGACCGCGATCGGGGACCTGTCGTGA
- a CDS encoding HAD family hydrolase: protein MPLPPKPLPTPVRALLCDADGNLFPSEDPAFDASVAVTNRFLTRLGVDLQYDAATLRREALGRNFRALAGDLAREHGRHLDPTELDEQVDEEARVVTAHLASVLRPDAAVGDVLRGLADRVRLALVSSSALARLDACLQATALADLFPEADRFSAQDSLEVPTSKPDPAVYVLAARVLGVEPADALAVEDATAGVLSAVGAGIPVIGNLVFVPADERATRRAQLLDAGAHAVVDDWAGVHDLVTTSLTTPGDPR from the coding sequence GTGCCGCTGCCTCCTAAGCCCCTGCCCACCCCGGTCCGGGCGCTGCTGTGCGACGCCGACGGCAACCTGTTCCCGTCCGAGGACCCCGCCTTCGACGCCTCGGTCGCGGTGACCAACCGGTTCCTCACGCGGCTCGGCGTCGACCTGCAGTACGACGCCGCGACGTTGCGCCGCGAGGCCCTGGGCCGCAACTTCCGCGCGCTCGCCGGCGACCTGGCCCGCGAGCACGGACGGCACCTGGACCCCACCGAGCTCGACGAGCAGGTCGACGAGGAGGCACGGGTGGTCACCGCCCACCTCGCCTCGGTGCTGCGCCCCGACGCCGCGGTGGGCGACGTCCTGCGCGGGCTCGCCGACCGGGTGCGGCTCGCCCTGGTGAGCTCCAGCGCCCTGGCCCGCCTCGACGCCTGCCTGCAGGCCACCGCCCTGGCCGACCTCTTCCCCGAGGCCGACCGCTTCAGTGCCCAGGACTCCCTCGAGGTCCCCACGAGCAAGCCCGACCCCGCGGTCTACGTCCTGGCCGCCCGGGTGCTGGGGGTCGAGCCGGCCGACGCGCTCGCGGTCGAGGACGCCACGGCTGGCGTGCTGTCCGCCGTCGGCGCCGGCATCCCGGTGATCGGCAACCTCGTGTTCGTGCCCGCCGACGAGCGGGCCACCCGGCGCGCCCAGCTGCTCGACGCCGGCGCCCACGCCGTGGTGGACGACTGGGCCGGTGTCCACGACCTCGTCACCACCTCGCTCACGACCCCGGGAGACCCGCGATGA
- the efp gene encoding elongation factor P: MATTNDLKNGMVLNIEGQLWAVIEFQHVKPGKGPAFVRTKLKNVESNKTVDKTFNAGTKVETATVDRSTMQYLYNDGSSFVFMDTGNYEQLEIAPEIVGGNANFLLENQEAVVATNEGRVLFIELPASVELLVTFTEPGLAGDSATGRTKPATLETGHEIQVPLFINQGEKVKVDTRDSSYMGRVKS; encoded by the coding sequence ATGGCTACCACCAACGACCTCAAGAACGGCATGGTCCTCAACATCGAGGGCCAGCTCTGGGCCGTCATCGAGTTCCAGCACGTCAAGCCGGGCAAGGGCCCCGCCTTCGTGCGGACCAAGCTCAAGAACGTCGAGTCCAACAAGACCGTCGACAAGACGTTCAACGCCGGCACCAAGGTCGAGACCGCGACGGTCGACCGCTCGACGATGCAGTACCTCTACAACGACGGCTCGTCCTTCGTCTTCATGGACACCGGCAACTACGAGCAGCTCGAGATCGCCCCCGAGATCGTCGGCGGCAACGCCAACTTCCTGCTCGAGAACCAGGAGGCCGTGGTCGCCACCAACGAGGGCCGCGTGCTCTTCATCGAGCTGCCCGCCTCCGTCGAGCTCCTGGTGACCTTCACCGAGCCCGGCCTCGCCGGCGACAGCGCCACCGGTCGCACCAAGCCCGCGACGCTCGAGACCGGTCACGAGATCCAGGTGCCGCTGTTCATCAACCAGGGCGAGAAGGTCAAGGTCGACACCCGCGACTCGTCCTACATGGGTCGCGTCAAGTCGTGA
- a CDS encoding SIMPL domain-containing protein, translating into MEQQVTVSVKGILVAGVVLLALAAAFLVGRDGTTASAQAAPGDTVAAADDTTDDTGTDEPRTLTMRGEGEASVVPDQASFDVSVKVERDDLQTALDDSSAVLDRIFERLEGLDIARSDVETTGLQMTPVYDRVKGQPPVLRGYRVDQSVAVLVKRLGRTGQAITTTVAAGGNAVRVGDIQLRVGDPEAAMAKARAKAVEVATAKARQYAEATGQELGDVETLVEVGPEAYESQVQRSSGYRLTYAADALSSVPIRAGRSDLSVTVKVVWRLG; encoded by the coding sequence ATGGAACAGCAGGTGACGGTCAGCGTCAAGGGGATCCTGGTGGCAGGGGTGGTGCTGCTCGCGCTGGCGGCGGCCTTCCTCGTCGGCCGCGACGGTACGACGGCCAGCGCCCAGGCCGCACCCGGCGACACGGTCGCGGCGGCCGACGACACGACCGACGACACGGGCACGGACGAGCCACGGACCCTGACCATGCGCGGCGAGGGCGAGGCCTCGGTCGTGCCCGACCAGGCATCGTTCGACGTGTCGGTGAAGGTCGAGCGCGACGACCTGCAGACCGCGCTCGACGACTCCAGCGCGGTGCTCGACCGCATCTTCGAGCGCCTTGAGGGACTCGACATCGCACGCAGCGACGTCGAGACGACCGGCCTGCAGATGACGCCGGTCTACGACCGCGTGAAGGGTCAGCCCCCGGTGCTCCGGGGCTACCGGGTCGACCAGTCGGTCGCCGTGCTGGTCAAGCGCCTGGGCCGGACCGGCCAGGCGATCACGACGACGGTCGCGGCCGGCGGCAACGCCGTGCGCGTCGGCGACATCCAGCTGCGGGTCGGCGACCCCGAGGCGGCGATGGCCAAGGCCCGGGCCAAGGCGGTGGAGGTCGCGACCGCCAAGGCTCGGCAGTACGCCGAGGCGACCGGCCAGGAGCTGGGCGACGTGGAGACCCTGGTCGAGGTCGGACCGGAGGCCTACGAGAGCCAGGTCCAGAGGTCGTCCGGCTACCGGCTGACCTACGCCGCCGACGCGCTGAGCAGCGTGCCGATCCGGGCCGGACGCTCGGACCTGTCCGTCACGGTGAAGGTCGTGTGGCGCCTGGGCTGA
- the nusB gene encoding transcription antitermination factor NusB produces MGARSKARKRALDVLYSADLRGESPTEALERVIDAGDGPPNDYTLTLVRGVAAEVVRIDGLLDQYSTGWSLDRMPAVDRNVLRLGVWEMLYADDVPGTVAVTEAMALVQDLSTDESPTFVNGVLGAIQRAHPADD; encoded by the coding sequence ATGGGGGCCCGCTCCAAGGCCCGCAAGCGCGCCCTCGACGTGCTCTACTCCGCCGACCTGCGCGGCGAGTCGCCGACCGAGGCGCTCGAGCGCGTCATCGACGCCGGTGACGGCCCGCCCAACGACTACACCCTGACCCTGGTGCGTGGCGTCGCGGCCGAGGTCGTGCGCATCGACGGCCTGCTCGACCAGTACTCCACCGGCTGGAGCCTCGACCGGATGCCGGCCGTCGACCGCAACGTGCTGCGCCTGGGGGTCTGGGAGATGCTCTACGCCGACGACGTCCCGGGCACCGTGGCGGTGACCGAGGCGATGGCGCTGGTCCAGGACCTGTCGACCGACGAGTCCCCGACCTTCGTCAACGGCGTCCTGGGCGCCATCCAGCGGGCTCACCCCGCCGACGACTGA
- a CDS encoding MinD/ParA family ATP-binding protein: MTHPPTDDPGETEATATSDRLYTPEELEAYARQQVAPAPAAPAGPPASTPPAVNPSDALAQQLHDPLGDPWPTQVVPPAGPAGPAAPPVVGQAPSAPAGPPPSGPPPSAAPSLAPSAPPAAAVPPSAPPVAAFAPPPVAVPPAAAPPTAAPPVAAPVTPPAAGPVPPSAPPSAPSGAPPVGPPPASAPASEPQAEPRRFMTATDFLDRRDSEQELGPATWGWRGRVRRWSGGTIKPSMGPKEVAYETDRAAIQRDFDGPRTIVFINPKGGAAKTTGVLATGYTFGTVRGGGVVAWDNNETRGTLGIRGTRSSHRNTTRELLEDLGRFKDVYQSRIGDLGAFVRSQGDAHFDVLASDERPDVTGMIHADDFKEVHALLERFYRIILVDTGNNMRAENWLAAAEAADLLVVTSTVREDTGYSGLWMLDALQDAGLTDLKRKCVTVLSDPSPQVDNKLAHDLVQVYEQRTRAVYRVPYDPVLVAGGVVPYAQLSEETRMSWLKACAGMAEGL; this comes from the coding sequence ATGACCCACCCGCCCACCGACGACCCGGGCGAGACCGAGGCGACCGCCACCAGCGACCGGCTCTACACCCCCGAGGAGCTCGAGGCCTACGCGCGCCAGCAGGTGGCGCCGGCCCCCGCTGCCCCGGCTGGGCCGCCCGCGTCGACCCCGCCCGCGGTCAACCCCTCGGACGCGCTCGCCCAGCAGCTCCACGACCCGCTGGGTGACCCGTGGCCGACCCAGGTCGTCCCCCCGGCTGGACCGGCTGGACCGGCTGCTCCTCCCGTGGTCGGCCAGGCCCCGAGCGCCCCCGCGGGTCCGCCCCCGAGCGGCCCCCCGCCGTCCGCAGCCCCGTCTCTAGCGCCGTCTGCGCCGCCGGCTGCCGCCGTACCGCCGAGCGCGCCTCCCGTGGCCGCGTTCGCGCCGCCGCCCGTCGCCGTGCCCCCGGCTGCCGCACCGCCGACTGCTGCACCCCCCGTCGCAGCGCCGGTCACGCCGCCCGCGGCCGGGCCGGTGCCGCCCAGTGCCCCGCCCAGTGCCCCGTCCGGTGCTCCGCCGGTCGGGCCCCCGCCGGCCTCGGCACCGGCGAGCGAGCCGCAGGCCGAGCCGCGGCGGTTCATGACCGCGACCGACTTCCTCGACCGCCGTGACAGCGAGCAGGAGCTCGGCCCGGCGACGTGGGGCTGGCGCGGGCGCGTCCGCCGTTGGTCCGGCGGCACGATCAAGCCGTCCATGGGCCCCAAGGAGGTCGCCTACGAGACCGACCGCGCGGCGATCCAGCGCGACTTCGACGGCCCGCGGACGATCGTGTTCATCAACCCCAAGGGCGGCGCCGCGAAGACGACCGGCGTGCTGGCGACCGGCTACACCTTCGGCACCGTCCGAGGTGGCGGCGTGGTCGCGTGGGACAACAACGAGACCCGCGGGACCCTCGGCATCCGGGGCACCCGCAGCTCGCACCGCAACACCACGCGTGAGCTCCTCGAGGACCTCGGCCGGTTCAAGGACGTCTACCAGTCGCGGATCGGTGACCTGGGCGCGTTCGTGCGCTCGCAGGGCGACGCCCACTTCGACGTGCTGGCCTCCGACGAGCGCCCCGACGTCACCGGGATGATCCACGCCGACGACTTCAAGGAGGTCCACGCCCTCCTCGAGCGGTTCTACCGGATCATCCTGGTCGACACCGGCAACAACATGCGGGCCGAGAACTGGCTCGCGGCCGCCGAGGCCGCCGACCTGCTCGTGGTGACCAGCACCGTGCGCGAGGACACCGGCTACAGCGGGCTCTGGATGCTCGACGCCCTGCAGGACGCCGGCCTGACCGACCTGAAGCGCAAGTGCGTCACGGTGCTGTCCGACCCGTCGCCGCAGGTCGACAACAAGCTGGCGCACGACCTGGTGCAGGTCTACGAGCAGCGGACCCGTGCGGTCTACCGGGTGCCCTACGACCCGGTCCTGGTGGCCGGAGGCGTGGTGCCCTACGCCCAGCTGTCCGAGGAGACCCGGATGTCATGGCTCAAGGCGTGTGCCGGCATGGCCGAGGGCCTCTGA